aataaaaggaaggaatgaagttctatttaaaatgttgctgttagttgcggtagagttggctccaactcatgacgaccttacGTATAACGGAATGAAAAAATACCTGGCTCTGAGCCAGCCTCAATTGTTGGTATAtatgagcccactgttgcagctattgtgtccaTCTCAGAGAaggatttcctcatttttgctgactcatAATTAAAATAGTCATATTATTCATGAATAATGAATATTCCCAGCTCCCGAGAGACAGGAGAGAGCTGAGTGTCAGCCCCTcattgtgtactttttttttcctcagcatcATGGCAGAGTCAAGAGGAGGAAGAAAGGTGGAACATTTAAAGGTAAGAGTCTACCTATTCCTCCTGGGCTTTCAAAGGTgactcttcctcttccttccatGAGATCTGAGGTCCACAATATGAGGCTGTCAGTTGCTAGATAGTCTTTTATCAGAAACAGATCCCTCACAGGAGAGGTTGATGGGAAGGCAGCTAGAACCTGAGGTTTCCTGCTCTCTATCCATGGGCATGAATCGGTGATGGATGTGGGCAAGGAAGGTAGCCTAAACAGGTGGGTGTGTGAGGTGCCAAGGAAGGAGTACTGGTTGGTTTGAAGTCAGATTTCTGTTTCCTGACTTTGGACAAGTAGTTTAGCTTCCTTGACGCTCACATTCGTCATTAAGATTACCACTGGTCTCTGACCCTCACAGGTTGGCTTTGAGCATCAAATAGAATAACGTACGTAAATATGCTTGATAAACCATGAAGCAACATATACATGAGTACCTAGTTCAAATTTTAATTGATTTGAACTGTCTACTAATCCTTAGTTTTGAGTCTAATATCCCAAGGATTTGCATCTACCTTCAGCCAAATATGACCCTTTCTCCTTGTTTCTCAGGTTGCAAAGCTTATGAGATGGAAGTAAAGAAGGCAAGAAAGCTACTAAGTCTTCTGAAAGGGTGATTCATCTTTCCCCTCCCTCTTTTAGCATGGTCTATGTGGGTGGGTTATGCaattttaggagtccctgggtggtggaaacagttaacaggcttggctgctaaccagaaggctggaagttcaagtatAGACACCTtgggaaaaaagccctggcaatctaaaaaaaaaaaatggcaatctagttctgaaaaatcatacgttgaaagccctatggaacacagttctactctgacacacatggggtctccatgagccagaatcaacttgacatcaactGGTTTTTGGTATGCAATTGCAGGATCTCAGTGCAGCCTCTTATGTCACAGGAGGGGTAGCCATAGCAACAGGAATGTGAATGAAGGCCTTGAGAGAGGGATATAGGGTGGGGGCATTGTGAAGTCATGGACGTGCAGCCTCTTAGGTCACAGGAGGAGTAGCCATAGCAACAGGAATGTGAATGAAGGCCTTGAGAGGTATATAGGGTGGGGGCATTCAGAAGTCATGCATGTGGGGGGTTACGAGGGCTTCAGTTGGCCCCACTCCTGCCAGACCAACAGGCCCTCCTATTCTTGTACTGGTCCTGGCTGCAGCTTTGTATCTCCTATCTCTGCAGCCCCCTGGGCCAGCACCACGATACCATCCGCCTTCGTCAAATGTTATGTCCAGATCCATCCTGTGAGGTGTGTAACAGAACAACTGCTGAGGTCAGTCAGCTGCTGTTTGGAGAGCCCGTGGAAGATGCTGCTTCCTGTGTGTCCCCTGTGGCTCCCACAGTGCCTGTGACTGAGTCATCTTTCCCTCTGGCCCCCTCAGCACAGCCTCCAGAAGACCCAATACCATCCTCTctacctctctcctccctcctctcccagGACCTGAAAACATCCTTGGTTGATTCTCTTTCACCCTCACCACCGGGTGACTCTCTGCCACCAGAGCCTGTTTCTCCCTTGGATTCCACATTCCCAGTGAACCACTTTCCACCCCAATCACATGCCTCCTCCCCATTCCTGCTACAGCACACTCCGAGTGTGGATCATGTTCCACAACCAGATTCTTCTTTGACTTTGAAGACCATCTTCTCCCTTGACCTCTCCTTGTCTCAAGACATGAACCCCTCACCGTATTTGTCCCACTCAGCGAATCTCACTGATTCAGTCACTTGTCACTACACACCACCAACTCTGTCTGCCTCACCACCGCAAGACTGCACTTCAACTGTGACTCAATCTAAATTGATACCAACCTCACTGAAATCTGTCTCTGAGAGCTCATCTTcagagagccctggtgggttGGCCCCTTATAGTCCAACAGTCACAGGCACAAACCGTTCAGAATTCTCCTGGCCAGCTCATGCTAAGGAACAGTTACCCTCCACCTTGACACAGTGTGATGTCAACAAAGAGGCCCCTGCCCTCTATCCTTCAGAGGTCTCTTTGAGAAGCCTTGCAACCAACTCAGAGGCTAGTAACCTCTCTTTTCTCAGTCCTGATGTCCTGGCTCTCCTGGAGAGGCAGGTAAAGAGAGATTTCCTGAAGAAGGAAAAGATTAAAAACGAGGCTGTTCCAGACCATCTTCGGCCAGATGACCAACTAAAACACAACTTAGCAGCCTCTGTGCCCTTCCAGGGTATGGAAGGCAATCAGGAATCTCCATATCCTAAGACCTTTGGAGACCACGTACATCCACAACACGTTCAGCTCTTCTGGGGTCTACCGTCTCTGCACAGTGAGTCCCTAGCATCTATGGTGGTCTCAACTGGCTATTCCTCAGACTTTGTCTATTTTAATAGACTACCCTTATCTCTGTCCTTGCCTGAGATTCAGCCTCAAACCTTATCCCAGTCCCTGCATTTACATCATACTTGGGTCCAGTTCCAGGCTCACCTTCAATCCCAGCTCCAAAACCTACCACCTTCTCCACCCAACAATGAGGAACAGTCTCTTTCCCAAGAAACAGTTGACTGCCTGGAGCAGCATGTACTACAGAAACAACTGGAAAATGTATTGGGTATACCCCCTGTTGTCCAAAAATCTCAGGAAGCCTTTTGTCCTCCAGCTCCTAACTTTCCTCAGCACCACCAGCACTACCAGACCCATGCTCCAATAACTATCATTCCTGGAAATTTTCCTCTCAGCAGTGAAGTAAGAAAACTCCTCGAACACCACCTGCGAAAGAGGCTCATTCAACATCGGTGGGGCCTGCCCCGCAGGATCCGTGAGTCTCTGCTGCTGATGAGGCCTCCAGATGAATTTCCAGAGATATCTGAATCAAAGAGCACTTACGGACTCACATGGATCCGTGAGTTTAACAGCCAGACCAGCATGGATCTAAATGGTGAGGGATTGAGCCGCCGAAGAAGCTTCTATGAAAGGAGCCTAGAACCAATTCGATTAGAAAAGGCCATGAGGAGGGCTTACTTAGAAAAGAAGATGAGGAAGGGTCGGAGACATAGCCCAGAGAATATCCCAAAAGGTCATCTGTCAAAAGACCCAAAAAGTCACAGGATAAGTCTGTCAGGGGATAATTCAAGGGCCTTGAAAACACATTTGAGCAATAAGCTTGGACAAATCAAGGAGGGTAGGATCCCTGAGGTTGTAGATAGCTCATGGCATGCTGTCaaaaagacatcaactcttcctGAGAAATCCCACACCCAAATTAAAAGCAGAAATTTGGCACCATTTGTGGGTGGAGACTGCTACCTTAATATTTGTCAGGAGCTTCCATTTATTGATTCAAGCACAAAACAAAGGTTGGAAGACCATATTAAAAATTTTCATCTGAGGATGATAGAGGGCCTTCCCGGCAAAGTTCTAGAATCCCTGCAAATCTTTCAAATGAGGGAATGCCCAtcttttccctttccctattcCAACTTGCCCTCATCAACCACTCTTCTATCTGAGACAGACTCCAAAATGGAAGTTTCTGAGCCCCTTCGAGAAAGTCTTGAAACGTTCTGGGGAGACAAGATGACAGAATTTGTCGTGGATTATCCTGTACCTGCCACCTCGCCTGTGGACAAGAAAGGGCAGGGGGCCCTGAGACAATCACCCCCTGACATCGATTGTGAGCTTCACGTAAGCCCAGAGCTGCCCACAAGTCAAAGTGGAACTGGACGTACTCCAAGGGACGACTGTACAAGTTCCAGGGAAACAGCAGGAATGGCCAGCGTGTCCAGGGAGATATTCAAGGTGGAGGAGCTCCGTGCTCTTCAATCACAATCAGTAGAAACAAAACTGATGGCTGAAAGTCCCCTCTTGCCAAGAATATCAGCTGTCCAAGATCCTGATCCATCATACCTTAAAAGACAGCTGATCAATGAATTAAAGTTTACATTGAAGGCCAGGCAGTTTAGCCAGGCCCGAGGCTCATCAACTAACACGTCTCATGCCTCAGATAGCTTGTCTTCCACTGACTTACTGTGGAATGGCTCACCCACACATGCCCAGAGTATCTCCAGTGGTTACATGGCAGCTCCCCAGGTGCTGAATGTCCACATGAAGGACAGAGGGATCAACATGAAGCAGCAACAGGAGCCCTGGGTCCCTGAGCATGTCTTAGGGAAGTGCCAGGATAAGAATTTCCCACCAAAGAGAGTGAACCCTCAGCGACCCAAAGCAGAAGAGCTGGGAGGAGGAGATGCAGCATTGGGGACCTCTCAAACCAGAAGGAAGAGCTACCCTGCTCGTGACAAGAAATCCGAGGAGGCCTTTGGGAGCAGGTCCTCCCAGTCCCTGTCACAGAAGGAAGAACAGTCTCCTCCTGAGAGTAATTTTATGAAGAAATTCTTACAGTGGCTTCATCCAAGAATGGGGAAAGCCAGCTCCACGCCAGCCTCTGTACAGAGTAGTGGCCCAAGGAGAAGTCAAGGTCAGAAACCTCTGATGTCTGGAAAGTTCCTAGAGAAGGAACAGGGGCATAGGCTTAGAACAGATACCGCCTGCCCCCGAGAGTCCCTTTGCACCCATATGAAGTTTGTCCAGGGGCCTCCTTTTAACTCCAGGGCTCCCTCCCATAAAGCAAGTACCAAGGCCTGCAGCCAAGAAGCTCTCCCTGCTGGCCAGAGTTGTCCTGTCCGGGGGCCTCCTTTCAACTCCAGGGCTCCCTCCCGTAAAGCAAGTACCAAGGTCTGCAGCCAAGAAGCTCTCCCTGCTGGCCTGAGTTGTCCTGTCCAGGGGCCTCCTTTTAACTCCAGGGCTCCCTCCCATAAGGCATGTACCAAGGCCTGCAGCCAAGCTCCTCTCCCTGCTGGCCACCCCCAGAAAATGAAAGGATTCCAGGGCCAGGTACCTTCTCAGAGGCAGACCCCTCACGCCCCCCAGGGGCT
This DNA window, taken from Loxodonta africana isolate mLoxAfr1 chromosome 9, mLoxAfr1.hap2, whole genome shotgun sequence, encodes the following:
- the LOC135232342 gene encoding spermatogenesis-associated protein 31D1-like translates to MAIELDTLPSCRSPELPYKNFVALLEKFCGEVIRVSHLKHHGRVKRRKKGGTFKGKSCKAYEMEVKKARKLLSLLKGSHACGGLRGLQLAPLLPDQQALLFLYWSWLQLCISYLCSPLGQHHDTIRLRQMLCPDPSCEVCNRTTAEVSQLLFGEPVEDAASCVSPVAPTVPVTESSFPLAPSAQPPEDPIPSSLPLSSLLSQDLKTSLVDSLSPSPPGDSLPPEPVSPLDSTFPVNHFPPQSHASSPFLLQHTPSVDHVPQPDSSLTLKTIFSLDLSLSQDMNPSPYLSHSANLTDSVTCHYTPPTLSASPPQDCTSTVTQSKLIPTSLKSVSESSSSESPGGLAPYSPTVTGTNRSEFSWPAHAKEQLPSTLTQCDVNKEAPALYPSEVSLRSLATNSEASNLSFLSPDVLALLERQVKRDFLKKEKIKNEAVPDHLRPDDQLKHNLAASVPFQGMEGNQESPYPKTFGDHVHPQHVQLFWGLPSLHSESLASMVVSTGYSSDFVYFNRLPLSLSLPEIQPQTLSQSLHLHHTWVQFQAHLQSQLQNLPPSPPNNEEQSLSQETVDCLEQHVLQKQLENVLGIPPVVQKSQEAFCPPAPNFPQHHQHYQTHAPITIIPGNFPLSSEVRKLLEHHLRKRLIQHRWGLPRRIRESLLLMRPPDEFPEISESKSTYGLTWIREFNSQTSMDLNGEGLSRRRSFYERSLEPIRLEKAMRRAYLEKKMRKGRRHSPENIPKGHLSKDPKSHRISLSGDNSRALKTHLSNKLGQIKEGRIPEVVDSSWHAVKKTSTLPEKSHTQIKSRNLAPFVGGDCYLNICQELPFIDSSTKQRLEDHIKNFHLRMIEGLPGKVLESLQIFQMRECPSFPFPYSNLPSSTTLLSETDSKMEVSEPLRESLETFWGDKMTEFVVDYPVPATSPVDKKGQGALRQSPPDIDCELHVSPELPTSQSGTGRTPRDDCTSSRETAGMASVSREIFKVEELRALQSQSVETKLMAESPLLPRISAVQDPDPSYLKRQLINELKFTLKARQFSQARGSSTNTSHASDSLSSTDLLWNGSPTHAQSISSGYMAAPQVLNVHMKDRGINMKQQQEPWVPEHVLGKCQDKNFPPKRVNPQRPKAEELGGGDAALGTSQTRRKSYPARDKKSEEAFGSRSSQSLSQKEEQSPPESNFMKKFLQWLHPRMGKASSTPASVQSSGPRRSQGQKPLMSGKFLEKEQGHRLRTDTACPRESLCTHMKFVQGPPFNSRAPSHKASTKACSQEALPAGQSCPVRGPPFNSRAPSRKASTKVCSQEALPAGLSCPVQGPPFNSRAPSHKACTKACSQAPLPAGHPQKMKGFQGQVPSQRQTPHAPQGLCISSRLHQHEFNLPGASGPLS